TGGATCAGTTTCTCCGTATTGAACAAGGTCAAGGCTTTGTTCAAATGGGGAGTAGCAGAAACAATCTTAACTTCCAAAGAAATGCTAAGGACGACGACGCAATTATAGTCCCAGCCGGTACGTGGCATAATGTAACTAACACTGGAAGTATACCATTAAAACTGTATTCTATTTACGCTCCACCAAATCACCCATTCGGTACTGTACATCACACCAAAGCACAAGCAATGCACATGGAAAGATGAATCAAGTCATTTAAGCTTAAACCAGCATTAGGTTTTTCTAGTGCTGGTTTTTAGTATTAACTATACCTAACGAAGGAAAGCCAACAATTCAGTAGCCTTAATAATATAGATACATAAAAAGATTCCAGCATTAATTTTATTTTTTGTAAATACCTCTCGTTCTAACTTTCACTTCTATATCAGCGTGCATCTGAACTTTACGGAAATCTTCTTTCCAATTTAATTGTTTCCATATGTCATTATGAAAAGCGTGTAAAGTCCTTCCCACGCCAAAAATATCTCCATTGGCTTCTTTAGTTAGTTCAAAAATTTCCTCGGCTTGATGTGTGAGACTTTCTTCAAGCTCTTTTTTAACCTTTGGGATATCATCTAATGTAAAGTCATCAGCAGGATATTCCTCAATATCTACAATCAACTTTGTATTGAAGTAAACATGAATATTTTTTCCATTCGGTGGTACTTTCATAGAGGCCTTTAATTTTTCAACAAATATTGTTGTGTAGTTTTTAGGGTTTTGAGATTCGTTATCCCTTATCTTAGCGGTAATTAGAGCTCTATCTCCTTTTATTCCCCGCATTAATAAAGAAAGCGTACAAAGTCTCGGGGGAATATCGACACCAGAATATTTATTATCTGAAAATATAGCCATGCCTTCATAAGAAACTTCATCATTTTTCTCCGTTTTTTTAAGTATTGGAGTAACAAAATCAATACCTGATTCGTAAATATACTTATTTATTGTATCTACATTTACTTCCTCCAATTCAGTGGTATTTACTAATGACTCCAAAATGCCCTCAACATACTCTGATTTTTCTACTTCGGATTTTGGTGCAGTGCTTATTAGTTTGGCAGCATCCCCTCTAACTAATCCAAGTACTGCATCTAAATGCATGCGTGGATCTCGATAGAATGCATCAAGGTAAGGATATATATTTTGTTTAGCTAACTTCTCACTAAACAGAACAACATCTAATTGAGATGGACCATATGTATTCCTTAATTTATTATCCAGATTTTTTCTTGCCTCGGATGGTGTGTTTCCGTTAGCTGAATAGATAAATGCTGGTGAAGGTTGTGTGGGTCCCGAACCACTTTTTTGTATGTTAGGAATTAAAATGGAATTTTTGTATCTACCATGAACTATGTCGTATGCAGCTAAAATGCCAAGTTGAACATCTTTCATTGGTCTGGCATCCCAGCAACCACACAACATTACTAGAAGTATAAAAATTATGATTACCTTCTGCATTTGTATCCCTCTTTTTAGAAATGAGTTGCTCACAAGTAGTGTATACAGGTAGTATGCGCAAAGCTTGAAAGACATATAAAAGAAAATAATCATCCTTATTTGGGAAAGACTAAACAAGATATTTGCTTAGGAAAGTAAGGATTAAGTAAGAAGGGTGAGTAGGTGTGAAGTTGGCGTATCTTAGTAAATCAGTAATTATGTCAATAACAGTAGTGATTTTATTAGGGTTTCAACATGGACAGCTAAATAAAGAGGAATATGAAAAGTCAGGGGAAATCACCTGGGAAGTGCAGACAAAGAAAAAAGTTATTGCATTGACATTTGACGATGGTCCGAATGGGACCTACACTAATCAAGTATTGGATGTGTTAAAAGAGAACAATGCGAAAGCCACTTTTTTTGTGATCGGGGAAAATGTTAAGAGAGACTCCAGAACGTTGATAAGAACACATACTGAAGGACATGAAATTGGGAATCACACATTCACACATCCAAAATTACAGAATATTGACTTGATTAGTGTAGAAAAAGAAATAAAACAAACTGACGATATTGTGATGAAATATATAGCACAAAAACCTCTATACTTTCGTCCAGTTGGAGGATATTACAATGAAGAAATTGTAAAAGCAGCAGTAGATACGAATCATAAGATAATACTGTGGTCACAGGACACAAGAGACTGGAATCACGAATCGGCGGATCATATTTACAAGCAGGTAATGGATAATATTCACCCAGGAGTTATTATTCTTTTACATGATGGTGGTGGAGATAGAACCGAGACAGTTCAAGCGATCAAAAGGTTAATTCCGGCTTTAAAAAAGAAAGGATACGCATTATTAACGATTTCAGAATTGAAAAATCTAGCCAATGATAAGAGCCCTTCATAATGAAGGGCTCTTATCATTTCTGGAATATTTGCGTCAATTGTAAACAATAATCGCGTACTCATTATACAACTTCATCAGGATCTACAAAAGCGTAGTTGTTATATGCAAAATAAAATGCGAGTATTGCCCCACCAAATAAAATGCCGGTTCCAATTAATGAAAGTATACTTAAAAGCAAGCTTCTTTGCTCTGATGTTAACTCTCCGCCCATTTATAATTACCTCCATTATCATGCTTTAATAGTACCCGTACCACATATAATGAGAAGGGTATCCAGCACCATATGGAGTATAGTTAGTTTCATATTGATTATACGGTTGGGAATAGCTCGAGCCAAATTGATTATAGTGAAATAGGTGATTTGGGAAGAAGGCGCCTGCACTTCCGGATAGAACCGGAATGATTATTGCATCCCTGTGTTCAAAAGGATTCAGATATTGATTATAGGCATTAACATAAGGGTGATGATCGATCATCGATTCTCACCTTAGTATGGATAGCCGTAGCCGTAGCCGTAGCCGTAAGGATACCCGTACCCATAAGGATATCCATACCCACCATAGTAAGGACTATACAGGGTGCTTGCTAATGCGCCGCCTATTAATCCACCCACAAAAGGTGCACCGAACCCATACCCGCCATAAAACGGTCTACCAAACCCAAATCCAGGTCGCCCGAAACCAAATCCTGGCCTTCCAAATCCAAATCCTGGTCGTCCAAAACCAGGTCGCCCGAATCCAAATCCAGGTCTACCAAACCCACCGAATCCAATGCGTCGTACATCTTCAGGCTCTACCACTTGATGGGTCTGATCGTATCCATAGGTTTCTGGATTATTTAACACCTCTGACTGGTTATTCCACGTTTGATATTCATAATGCTCAGGACTATTTGATACCTCTGCCAGATCATTCCATGTTTGATATTCATAATTGGTCATTTTTAATCCCCTTTCCTTTATGGTTTAATGTATGCCTAATGAATATTGGGGATTGAACACATGCCTATTTATCATTAAAAATACGCCTATTTTAGGCGTATTTTGATTAATGGATAAGAAATAAGTGGTGCTCTTAATTGAACAACTTATTCCATAACACTTATTCATCTAGAATGGCGATGGGATTGAATACTTCGTAGTTAATTTGTTCTGCTGGTATACTTAGTTGTTCTAAGATATGGTTAATAGCTTGCATAAATGGTATCGAACTACAAAAATAAATCTCAGTATCCTTTAAATAAGGGATAGACTTAAGCAAATCTGTGTCAATAAACCCTTCTTTTTCTAAGTTGTGCTCGAATTGATCTTGTTGCGACGGCATGCTGTAACATATAACCTTATCAACGTTTGAATTTTGGGTTGCTATCTCCTCGATGTGATCCTTGAATGCTTGTATTTTACTATTAGCAGCAGCATGAACGAAGGTAACCTGACGATGATCCTTATTTTTAATTAAGCTATTAAGCATGCTCATAATTGGAGTAATACCGTTTCCTCCGCTAATGAATACAGTGGAACGATCATTCTCCTTCAGTACAAAGTCACCCGCCGGTGCTGAAAAAAACAAGGTAACATCTTTAGAAGATTCTTTATGGAGATAATTAGATACGATTCCAGGGGGACCATCTTCATTTGAATCCACGCGTTTTACACTTATGTGATAATATTTACTATTCGGAGCATCAGAAATATTGCAATGCCGAACATGGGTATATTGTTCTCCCGGGATTTTAGCTTTTATCGTTAAATACTGTCCCGGCTTATACGTGGCTATCTCTTTCCCGTCTTTTGGTTTTAAGTAGAATGAAGTGACTTTTTCGGTTTCTTTTACACTTTTATCTATGTAGAATTCTCTATAACCGCTCTATCCTCCAATTTGCTTCACTGTTTCATCATATAACTTCTTTTCTAAGCTGATTAATGTATTTGATATATATCCGTACGCTTTTCCCCAAGCATCAATGATTTCATCTGTAGCTGCATGACCCAAAACTTCTTTTACTGCTTGGAGAAGAGTTTCTCCAACAACAGGGTATTGATCAGGCATGATACCGATTGCTCGATGTTTATGACATATTCTTTCAATTACTGGATTAAGTTCACTAAGATCTGTAATATGCATACTGCATATCCTAACGCTTCCTGTTGAAGATCTCTTTTTTGATTAGTCTGATTAAAGATGTTATATAATTCAGGAGCCTTATCAAATAAGAGTCTATAAAACGTTACTCCTATCTGTTTGCTGTTTTCTTTTAATACGGGAGCTGTAGTTTTAACAATTTTGATGGTTTCATTGTCTAAAATAAGTATTTACTCCTCGTTTCTTAAAATGTACATTAAGTTTTCCAAATAGTATAAACGTATACAAGGGAATCCACATAGGAGAATTGAAGGATTAAATATCTAAAAATGCGCCCTATATTAGGCGCACTTTTCTGTAGTATTTTGAAAGGAAAGGTAAGGTATCATATGCAACATTTATGTGAGGAGTTAACGATTAAATCAATACCTTATTGTTATAGACAAAATTCAAGTAAAGGACTAAAATATTTCAATCCTATAGAGGCATATACCCTGTCCGAGATTGAAAATCAGCATATAGTATCTTATATCCATCGAGAATCACAGTTATGTTTCTCTGGGTACCCCTTTTCAAGCTTTATTATTGGTCATGATAAAGCTAGGACTCCTCCAGTTATGGAAAGGAGTCCTTTACAATTCGAATAAACAGTAATCTATATATTTATTTTTTAATAATGGTGATAGCCTTGAGAGTAATTATGTCCGTAGTGTGGCTGGCCGTACCCATAATGCGGTTGACCGTACCCGTAATGTGGCTGATCGTACCCGTAGTGTGGCTGCCCATATCCGTAGTGTGGATACCCATATCCGTAATGTGGATACCCACCATAGAATGGAGGTCTTCCATAACCAAATCCCGGTCTGATATTTCTTTCATCCTCGTGCTGACTACTGTAGCAATTTTCGTTTTGCATTTACAAACCCCTTTCCTTTATATGGTGCAGTGTATGCCCATACTTTGGTTATGACTGAGCTAATACCCAGAAAAGAATAAGCATTGATTTTGTTATACAAAAAAACCTCCTCATAAGTGAGGAGGGAATAGGGATATTATATAGGTGAGGGAGTATGACCACTCCGCTACAAAAGTATATGTAGAGCCGTCTTAGTGGGTTACATATCTAAAAGTAAAAGAAGTCCTTAATATATGCTTCTCAATACATATTACTATTAGATTTACATTCGTGAAGCTTGAGAAGTCACTAATTGTTTTCTTTATCGTTTTGAGTCTGCACAAGAGAATGAGAAATTTTAGTTAAATCAGCCATGGTAATCGGTTGATGAATTTTCTTTTTTTCATAAGATAACTGTCCGCTGGGCTCGAGATAAGCCGTTTCGATTTCATTAATGTCAAAAACGCTGTGTTCCCGAAAGCGTTGCTGAAGATCGGCCATTGTTATTTTCATTCTTCTCATATTCTCTTCGTTTAATTTCCCCTTCTCCATAATGATAGTTGGAGTACCAGATAAATACTTCTTTATTTTTCTATTTTTAAAAGTAAGTAGGAGCAACAAGTAAAATGTTATAACAAGGGCGATAAAGACAATTAAAGAGTGCCTGAACGTAACAGAAGGGTCAATTGCCATATTTGCAATAACTGAGCCAATTACAATAGACAATGCAAAGCTGAAATGGTTCTTATTGGAGTTAATGTGTTTGCCTATAAGACCAGTAATTACAAGAAGTAATAAGAAAACTAAATACTGCCTTAAGTGTTATATAAATATAGACATTCATGTTGGTCATTCCTTACCAAAGCTATTTTCAACCTAGGACATAACGTTCCCTAATCGGTTAAAAGGCATTCAATAATAAATTTTAAGAACTTTGTTCAAACTACATATAAACCTCATGGAAAGAGTGGGTTATATGGATTTGTTAATGAACCCTTTCATTATTTTTATATTTGGGTTCCTGTTTTTACGCTTTACTGGAAAAAAGGCTGTATCTCAAATGCATACATTTGATGTTCTTTACGTTATTGTAATTGGTAATGCAATCAGCCAACCAATACAGAAAAACAATATTTGGTTAGCACTACTGTGTACAGGAATCTTTGTATTACTTTATAAAATATTCATGCGTCTATCACTTCATAATAAGTTACGTTGGATTCTTTATGAGAGTCCGACTGTTCTCATTAGAAATGGTGATATTGACCGAAAAGGTTTGAAGAAGGTTAGGCTACCTGTTGATGAATTTCTCGCACAGTTGCGAATTCAAGGTATCACCGATACTACCACAGTTGAAATGGCTACGCTTGAAGATTCTGGTGTATTAAGTGTGATACCTAAAGCTGAGTATAGACCTGTCCAACCTGCAGATATGGATATCAATGTCAAAAGAGAATACATACCTATACCTCTGATAATGGATGGCCAAATAATCAACCACAATCTTAAGTATTTGAACCTTACAAAGGAATGGGTTTTGCAACAGTTAGAGTTAAAACATATAGGGATTGATGATATAATCCTTGGAACTTACACAGAGAATAAGAAATTACGAGTGGATACAAATGTTGAAAAAGGTCAGTCTGGAATGTATTTCTACCAACCAGGTCAACATAATTAATGAAAGTATTCCAATAGGTCAAATAACGTAGTTTAATACACCATCTGAAAACGGAAACGCAGATAACTAAAGGCGCCTCATTGCACCTTTAGTTATCTGCGTTTCCTGATGAAAGGATACTATAATAAGCCGATTTGCATACAACCTAAGTTCATCTTAATTTCAGCTTATTGTATCCTTCGAAGAATTGCAGCAAGAACATCGTCCATAGACATATCATCATTAGCGTCAAGGAAATCAGTTAATTGGTTATTGTTATTTGTATCTGAAGGTACTTCTCCAATTAAAGTGATATTGGACAGGTCCGTATTACGATCAGTCTCAATCAAATCAACACTAAGCTTTCCATTCAATAATAAGACAGCTGTTAAGATGTCTAAATCACTTACAACATAGTCATTCTTGGAAAGTTGGATCTGAAGGTTATTATTTTGCACTTTAGATTTGTTTAATTGTCTCATCGCAATTCCCCCTTTATGATAGGTTATTCTCATCTTAATAGTTCGTGCTTTTAATTTCTCTATAGGGTTCTTGTAAATAGTAAGTTTTTAGTTATTTGGAGACAGTATTTATATATAACTTAGAGAGGATGAGAATAGAATGAGTTTTCCTATAATACATACGAATTTTTGGGACTCTACGATAGGTATACCTGTGGTTTTAATACTGACGCAATGTATTAAGTGGTTTACACCTATAAGTAGAAAGTACATACCTACTGTCGCAGTAATATTAGGGTTAATGGTATCTATATTTTATAGTCACCCACATGACCTTGTGGCAGGTATATTTATGGGATATTTCTATGGGTATGCTGCTATTGGCAGCTACGCAGCAACCAAAACCTCTTGGCAAGCATTTAGAGAAGAGAAGCGTACTTTTACACAGTATCAATTGAAAAGTAAAAAGCCTCCTTACTAGTGTAAGGAAGCAAGTTGGGAGATTAATTAAAAACAAAGTCGTACTAATGTAGTATATGGTCAACTGCATAAGAGTGTGAAAAGATTCGTCAGTACTGGAAGAGAAAATTAGTGTTAATGTAACTCATCCAGTTGCTCATTATCCACTTCTATCATACGTTGAATAATTCGCTTGTGTGCCATTAATTCGATTCTAGTTGTACGACTCAATAAAGTATCTTGGAGCTGATGGTCTATATAAGCTATTGCTTGAAATAGATCCTCATGTTCTTGTTCGATATCATCACCCACTTAAATAATAATAGTAATCATCTGATTCATTATTATTATCTCCTAGTGTGTAGGCTGCATTCATCTAACTGAAAGCAATGCATTAACTAATGAATTATTAAATTCAATACATAGATAACCTGTAAGTTCATAACCTGTCGTAATACTGCGGAAATATCACAATCATGTAGTTCTCAACAAATAGGTGGTTAAGGAATTAATGAGCTTTGCAGGAGTAACAATAAGATGTGTATTCAGTTTTACTATTTTGTATATCGTCTCAAGAATTATAGGTAAGAAGCTCATTCCAAATCACCTTCTTCGACTTCATTTCAGGTATTTCATTGGGTGCAATAGCTTCTATAATGATTCTGGAGAGTAGGGTACCTCTGTTAAAAGGAGGATACGTTGTTATATTATTTGGAGCACTAACATGGTTTCTCGGTGTTTCAGCTATAAAATCCTTTACAGCAAGAAAAGTGTTGGATGATGAACCTTTATTAGTCATCAAAGATGGAAAAATACACGAACAAGGGATGAAACACGCTAGGCTTACAAAGGATAGCTTACTTCCTCTTTTAAGGCAGAAAGATATTTTTTACTTGGGTGAAGTAGAGTTTGCCTTCTTTGAAACTGATGGGTCTCTTTCACCTTATAAAAAACCAAATCAAAAATCTGATCAAGCTACTGTAAGAGGTGTACCACAGACCTTTATCATGGATGGAAAGATTCTAGAGGATTCTCTTCAAGCTACGGGGAAAAATAAAGACTGGGTAGCTCACATTTTAAAAACACGTCAAATTAATCTAAGAGACGTGTTTGTCGCACAACTAGACGAAAGAGGAGAGCTGTATGTCGACATGCGGAATGACAAGCATTTTTAATAATTGTGCTTAATTTAGTTTGGAGTCGGGAGTTCTTCTGTAACAGAAAACATTGGAGAACAAATATTAATGATGTAATGTTAATCAAGATTACAGAAGGAAGGGTTATATGAAATCGACAATATTTACATATACAATTTTTGTAACATGCTTTATTTTTTTAGTATTGTACTATTTTTTACTGTTTAGCTATCATGAATTCCAAGACAACATACACAACTTTGATGCATTTATAAAAGTGGACGAAAAGAAATAAAAAGCCCCTTAATAGGGACTTGTGTAGGGAGATTGCATTATTCGCAAGAATTTCTTGCAAAACCAGTATATGTTCAATGGTAAGTTAATGTTACTCATAGTAGATTTTTATAATGTCTTAAAATCGTACTTATATAAAACCCCCTCTAACAAGAATACCTTTTATTTCATTTACTTTAAGCAAGTTTTGGCTTGAGCTATAATTTGTTATTTCAACTTTATTAAAATTTCTATAATGCTCTTTAATCTTTTCAGATACCACAACTGGAAGAATAACAAAATAACTATCATCATAGATAATTGCTGATAGGCTTTCTGTATCACTTAAAAGTACTTCATGAATCTTCTCGCCAGGTCGTATACCTATGATTTCGAAATCATTATCTATTTTATGCTCTTTCATTAATACAGTGGCCAGTTCAGTAATCTTAATTGCCGGCATCTTCATAATGAAGATCTCTCCGCCCAATGCATCAAATGTGGCCTTCAATACTAGCTGTATGGCGTCTTCAACTGTCATAAAGAAACGTGTCATCTCCAAATTAGTTATTTTTAACTTTTCCTTTTTTGAAATTGATTCATCAAACAAGTGAATAACACTGCCATTTGTACCAAGTACATTACCACCACGAATACAAATGAACTTAGTTTTAACATTCTCATTTGTATTTGCATGCACTATCAAGCGTTCTCCCATAGCTTTGGTTAAGCCGTAGAAATTGGAAGGATCAGCAGCTTTATCAGTTGATATATATATGACTTTATCTATATTGTGACGAATGGCAGTATCAATGACGTGTTGAGTACCTATTACGTTTGTCTTTAATGCTTCTAATGGTTGTTCTTCGCATACTGGCACATGTTTAAGTGCAGCTAAATGAAATAAATAATTAACTCCGTTAGTAGCATCGAATAAAGCTTCCTGATCCCGTATATCTC
The nucleotide sequence above comes from Terribacillus sp. DMT04. Encoded proteins:
- a CDS encoding polysaccharide biosynthesis protein, whose amino-acid sequence is MFKNKVICITGGTGSWGYELVRQLLAYQPTEIRIFSRNESRQFQMKHDFNNNPTLKFIIGDIRDQEALFDATNGVNYLFHLAALKHVPVCEEQPLEALKTNVIGTQHVIDTAIRHNIDKVIYISTDKAADPSNFYGLTKAMGERLIVHANTNENVKTKFICIRGGNVLGTNGSVIHLFDESISKKEKLKITNLEMTRFFMTVEDAIQLVLKATFDALGGEIFIMKMPAIKITELATVLMKEHKIDNDFEIIGIRPGEKIHEVLLSDTESLSAIIYDDSYFVILPVVVSEKIKEHYRNFNKVEITNYSSSQNLLKVNEIKGILVRGGFI
- a CDS encoding DUF421 domain-containing protein — protein: MDLLMNPFIIFIFGFLFLRFTGKKAVSQMHTFDVLYVIVIGNAISQPIQKNNIWLALLCTGIFVLLYKIFMRLSLHNKLRWILYESPTVLIRNGDIDRKGLKKVRLPVDEFLAQLRIQGITDTTTVEMATLEDSGVLSVIPKAEYRPVQPADMDINVKREYIPIPLIMDGQIINHNLKYLNLTKEWVLQQLELKHIGIDDIILGTYTENKKLRVDTNVEKGQSGMYFYQPGQHN
- a CDS encoding globin domain-containing protein; translation: MHITDLSELNPVIERICHKHRAIGIMPDQYPVVGETLLQAVKEVLGHAATDEIIDAWGKAYGYISNTLISLEKKLYDETVKQIGG
- a CDS encoding FAD-binding oxidoreductase, whose translation is MDKSVKETEKVTSFYLKPKDGKEIATYKPGQYLTIKAKIPGEQYTHVRHCNISDAPNSKYYHISVKRVDSNEDGPPGIVSNYLHKESSKDVTLFFSAPAGDFVLKENDRSTVFISGGNGITPIMSMLNSLIKNKDHRQVTFVHAAANSKIQAFKDHIEEIATQNSNVDKVICYSMPSQQDQFEHNLEKEGFIDTDLLKSIPYLKDTEIYFCSSIPFMQAINHILEQLSIPAEQINYEVFNPIAILDE
- a CDS encoding DUF421 domain-containing protein; translation: MSIVIGSVIANMAIDPSVTFRHSLIVFIALVITFYLLLLLTFKNRKIKKYLSGTPTIIMEKGKLNEENMRRMKITMADLQQRFREHSVFDINEIETAYLEPSGQLSYEKKKIHQPITMADLTKISHSLVQTQNDKENN
- a CDS encoding Ger(x)C family spore germination protein, which translates into the protein MIIFFYMSFKLCAYYLYTLLVSNSFLKRGIQMQKVIIIFILLVMLCGCWDARPMKDVQLGILAAYDIVHGRYKNSILIPNIQKSGSGPTQPSPAFIYSANGNTPSEARKNLDNKLRNTYGPSQLDVVLFSEKLAKQNIYPYLDAFYRDPRMHLDAVLGLVRGDAAKLISTAPKSEVEKSEYVEGILESLVNTTELEEVNVDTINKYIYESGIDFVTPILKKTEKNDEVSYEGMAIFSDNKYSGVDIPPRLCTLSLLMRGIKGDRALITAKIRDNESQNPKNYTTIFVEKLKASMKVPPNGKNIHVYFNTKLIVDIEEYPADDFTLDDIPKVKKELEESLTHQAEEIFELTKEANGDIFGVGRTLHAFHNDIWKQLNWKEDFRKVQMHADIEVKVRTRGIYKK
- a CDS encoding DUF421 domain-containing protein, whose translation is MGAIASIMILESRVPLLKGGYVVILFGALTWFLGVSAIKSFTARKVLDDEPLLVIKDGKIHEQGMKHARLTKDSLLPLLRQKDIFYLGEVEFAFFETDGSLSPYKKPNQKSDQATVRGVPQTFIMDGKILEDSLQATGKNKDWVAHILKTRQINLRDVFVAQLDERGELYVDMRNDKHF
- a CDS encoding polysaccharide deacetylase family protein, translating into MKLAYLSKSVIMSITVVILLGFQHGQLNKEEYEKSGEITWEVQTKKKVIALTFDDGPNGTYTNQVLDVLKENNAKATFFVIGENVKRDSRTLIRTHTEGHEIGNHTFTHPKLQNIDLISVEKEIKQTDDIVMKYIAQKPLYFRPVGGYYNEEIVKAAVDTNHKIILWSQDTRDWNHESADHIYKQVMDNIHPGVIILLHDGGGDRTETVQAIKRLIPALKKKGYALLTISELKNLANDKSPS